The DNA window CGTAAACTTGGACAAAGCACGTCGTTTGTTATGGCCAATCAAGCAAAAATACGGCAGCAAAATTTCTTGGGCCGATTTATTGCTATTGACGGGTAACGTAGCACTTGAGTCGATGGGCTTTAAAACCTTTGGATTTGGAGCAGGACGTGAAGACATTTGGGCACCAGAAGAAGATGTTTATTGGGGTAACGAAAAAGAGTGGTTAGAAGATAATCGTTATTCAGGTGAACGCGATTTGGAAAACCCTCTCGCTGCGGTACAGATGGGCTTAATTTATGTAAACCCAGAGGGACCAAACGGCAAACCGGATCCTCTTGCTAGTGCTGTTGATATTCGTGAAACCTTTGCACGTATGGGAATGAACGATGAAGAAACAGTTGCGCTAATCGCAGGTGGCCATACGTTTGGTAAAGCACACGGAGCGGGAGACCCTGCTGAAGTAGGAGACGATCCAGAAGCAGCCGTAATGGAAAATATGGGAATTGGCTGGAAGAGCACGCACGGTTCTGGTAAAGGCCGTGATACAATTTCAAGTGGTATTGAAGGCGCTTGGACGGCTAACCCAACAAAATGGGACAATGGCTATTACGAGCAATTGTTTGAATACGAATGGGAGTTAACAAAATCTCCTGCTGGCGCGTACCAGTGGACAGCAAAAGATTTGTCAGAACACCAAATGGCACCTGACGCAGAAGATGCTTCTATTAAAGTGAAAACAATGATGACAACAGCAGATATGGCACTTCGCATGGATCCGGCATACGAAAAAATTTCTCGTCGCTATTATGAGAACATGGATGAGTTTGCAGATGCATTTGCGCGTGCTTGGTTCAAACTTCTTCATCGTGACATGGGACCTACAGCACGTTATTGGGGACCAGAAGTTCCAGAAGAAGTATTGATTTGGCAAGATCCAGTACCAGCAGCAACACATACATTAACGACTGAAGAGTTGGATGAGCTAAAAGAGAAAATCTTGGCGAGTGAGTTAACTTCGCAACAGCTCGTTAAAACAGCTTGGGCTTCTGCTAGCACATACCGAAATTCAGATAAACGTGGCGGTGCCAACGGAGCACGTATTCGCTTTGCTCCACAACGCGACTGGGCAGCAAATGAGCCAGCAGAATTAGCTAAAGTGCTCGCTGTTTACGAAAACCTTAAAGCTTCGACTGGCAATAAAGTAAGCATGGCTGATTTGATTGTACTTGGAGGAAATGTAGCCCTTGAACAAGCTGTCAAAGCAGCTGGGTTCGATTTAGCTGTTCCATTTACGCAAGGTCGTGGAGATGCTCTTGAAGAACAAACAGATGCAGAAAGCTTTGATGTGTTAGAGCCAGTTTCAGATGGTTTCAGAAACTACCAGAAGAAAGAATACACAGTAAGCCCGGAAGAAATGTTGCTTGATAAAGCACAACTACTTGGCTTAACAGCGCCAGAAATGACCGCATTAATTGGCGGTATGCGTGCATTAGATGCAAATTATCAAGGCGCAAAAGAAGGAACTTTTGCTACTAATAGCGGCGCGTTAACAAATGATTTCTTCGTTAAGCTATTGGATATGAACATCGACTGGACGCCAGTAGAATTCAATAAATACGAAGGTAAAAACAATGCAACTGGTGAAGTAGTCGGTACAGCTACACGTTTTGACTTAGTATTTGGTTCAAACTCAATTCTGCGTGCTATTTCAGAAGTATATGCACAAGATGATAGCAAAGAGAAATTCGCTCGTGATTTCATCAAAGCTTGGAACAAAGTGATGAATGCCGATCGTTTTGATCTACAAAACTAAGTAAAGAAAATCCCAATCAGCAGCGAATGCTGCTGATTGGGATTTTTTGTGCATTAATGCGGATAAATCATAATTTTTTCACCGTTTTCATCTACTTCTTCCGTAAAACCAAACCCTAGTTTTTGATAAAGTCGAATGGCTACTTTGTTTTGTTCAAAGACACTTAAATAGATAGGTTTTTTAGGATAGAGTTCAGTTAAATAGTCAACAAGTACGCAGAAAAAATAACGTCCCAGTCCTTGTTGTTGAAAACGCTCGTCAACTAAAAAACGATCCAACCAAATCTGCTCATCAAATTTTCCGTACATCGAAAATCCGATAATTTTATTCTCTTTGTATAAAGCCAAAGGGACGTAACGTGTGTCTTGTTCAGCCTC is part of the Planococcus kocurii genome and encodes:
- the katG gene encoding catalase/peroxidase HPI, which gives rise to MENNEEKRHTAAGEGQCPVTGGHKDSAITTSNKPGKTQNKDWWPNMLNVNILHQHDTKTNPLGEAFDYKAEFEKLDYEALKQDLHKVMTDSQDWWPADYGHYGGLFIRMSWHDAGTYRTADGRGGGSTGNQRFAPLNSWPDNVNLDKARRLLWPIKQKYGSKISWADLLLLTGNVALESMGFKTFGFGAGREDIWAPEEDVYWGNEKEWLEDNRYSGERDLENPLAAVQMGLIYVNPEGPNGKPDPLASAVDIRETFARMGMNDEETVALIAGGHTFGKAHGAGDPAEVGDDPEAAVMENMGIGWKSTHGSGKGRDTISSGIEGAWTANPTKWDNGYYEQLFEYEWELTKSPAGAYQWTAKDLSEHQMAPDAEDASIKVKTMMTTADMALRMDPAYEKISRRYYENMDEFADAFARAWFKLLHRDMGPTARYWGPEVPEEVLIWQDPVPAATHTLTTEELDELKEKILASELTSQQLVKTAWASASTYRNSDKRGGANGARIRFAPQRDWAANEPAELAKVLAVYENLKASTGNKVSMADLIVLGGNVALEQAVKAAGFDLAVPFTQGRGDALEEQTDAESFDVLEPVSDGFRNYQKKEYTVSPEEMLLDKAQLLGLTAPEMTALIGGMRALDANYQGAKEGTFATNSGALTNDFFVKLLDMNIDWTPVEFNKYEGKNNATGEVVGTATRFDLVFGSNSILRAISEVYAQDDSKEKFARDFIKAWNKVMNADRFDLQN
- a CDS encoding GNAT family N-acetyltransferase, yielding MFTGIRAITDSNKQEVLNLKVAAQQRGFIESVSQCLLEAEQDTRYVPLALYKENKIIGFSMYGKFDEQIWLDRFLVDERFQQQGLGRYFFCVLVDYLTELYPKKPIYLSVFEQNKVAIRLYQKLGFGFTEEVDENGEKIMIYPH